The following coding sequences lie in one Chionomys nivalis chromosome 8, mChiNiv1.1, whole genome shotgun sequence genomic window:
- the Hmx2 gene encoding homeobox protein HMX2, with product MGSKEDVGKGCPAAGGVSSFTIQSILGGGPSEAPREPAGWPARKRSLSVSSEEEELDEGWKAPACFCPDPHGPKEPSPKHHPPIPFPCLGTPKGSGSAGPAGSERTPFLSPSHSDFKEEKERLLPAGSPSPGPERPRDGGAERQAGAAKKKTRTVFSRSQVYQLESTFDMKRYLSSSERACLASSLQLTETQVKTWFQNRRNKWKRQLSAELEAANMAHASAQTLVGMPLVFRDSSLLRVPVPRSLAFPAPLYYPSSNLSALPLYNLYNKLDY from the exons ATGGGCAGCAAGGAAGATGTGGGGAAGGGATGTCCGGCGGCCGGTGGCGTCTCCAGCTTCACCATCCAGTCCATCCTGGGCGGGGGCCCTTCCGAGGCACCGCGGGAACCCGCCGGGTGGCCAGCCAGGAAACGCAGCCTGTCTGTGTCctcggaggaggaggagctggacgAAGGCTGGAAAGCGCCGGCTTGTTTCTGCCCAGATCCGCACGGCCCCAAGGAGCCAAGCCCTAAGCACCATCCCCCCATCCCTTTCCCTTGCCTGG GTACCCCCAAAGGCAGCGGAAGCGCAGGGCCTGCGGGCTCGGAGCGCacgcctttcctttctccttctcactCGGactttaaagaagagaaagagaggctcTTGCCGGCGGGCTCGCCCTCTCCGGGCCCGGAACGGCCTCGGGATGGTGGTGCAGAACGGCAGGCAGGGGCGGCCAAGAAAAAGACGCGCACCGTCTTCTCCCGCAGCCAGGTGTATCAGCTCGAGTCCACCTTCGACATGAAACGCTACCTGAGCAGCTCGGAGCGCGCCTGCCTCGCCTCCAGCCTGCAGCTCACCGAGACTCAGGTTAAGACTTGGTTCCAGAACCGCCGCAACAAGTGGAAGCGGCAACTCTCGGCCGAACTGGAGGCGGCCAACATGGCACACGCGTCGGCGCAGACTCTCGTGGGCATGCCGCTGGTGTTTCGGGACAGTTCACTGCTGCGAGTGCCGGTGCCGCGCTCGCTTGCCTTCCCGGCGCCGCTCTACTACCCCAGCAGCAACCTCTCGGCCTTACCGCTCTACAATCTGTACAACAAGCTTGATTACTGA